From Humisphaera borealis, the proteins below share one genomic window:
- a CDS encoding cytochrome P460 family protein, which produces MTKRIICAAIASSLLLGCASKPQSPSAAKTAGSSVAATAPSAVTASELLTTYPKLRLLTPEPVYVNLELARLCRGANEADLRSARKTAGPHAHSTIRIYMNALAADAFPRSKNAYPVGSVIVKEKSPLWYTDASDKQITLPAGVGGMIKRAPGYDPKYGDWEYFYAEENAKTEVGRIDSCRDCHSGASSRDYVFGQWASPAAGE; this is translated from the coding sequence ATGACCAAGCGAATCATCTGCGCCGCGATCGCCTCATCCCTCCTTCTCGGCTGCGCCTCCAAACCTCAGTCGCCGTCGGCCGCCAAGACGGCAGGTTCCTCGGTCGCCGCGACGGCCCCTTCGGCTGTGACGGCGTCGGAACTGCTCACGACGTACCCCAAGCTCCGGCTTCTCACGCCCGAACCCGTTTACGTCAATCTAGAGTTGGCCCGGCTCTGCCGTGGCGCGAACGAGGCCGACCTGCGTTCCGCTCGGAAGACCGCCGGTCCGCACGCCCATTCAACCATCCGAATCTACATGAATGCCCTCGCCGCCGACGCCTTCCCGAGGTCGAAGAACGCCTATCCGGTGGGCTCGGTCATCGTGAAAGAGAAATCCCCCCTGTGGTACACCGACGCCAGTGACAAACAGATCACGCTCCCCGCCGGCGTGGGCGGCATGATCAAACGCGCGCCCGGCTACGACCCGAAGTACGGCGACTGGGAATACTTCTACGCCGAGGAAAACGCCAAGACCGAAGTCGGCCGCATCGACTCCTGCCGCGACTGCCACAGCGGTGCCTCGTCGCGGGACTACGTCTTCGGCCAATGGGCGTCACCCGCCGCCGGCGAATGA
- a CDS encoding carbohydrate ABC transporter permease yields the protein MIARNRRISFLLHAILLIAAAVMLVPLAWMLWAALTRPDTTGVTTANFTVLLERHPFGNWLVNSLFVSAAQTVLVVVTSSLGGFALAKYRFAGRRLVMALMLATLFLPFQVLLPSAYDLMIRLGWIDTFAAVVVPGSVSAFGTFLFMQASDAIPDELIAAARIDGCSEFRVWWEVALPILRPMTGAYTLLAFVASWNSYLWPATVLLNESRYTLAVGLANLIGLPEYESQFGVLMAATLLGLLPVVALFAWLQKEFVGGLASGAVKE from the coding sequence GTGATCGCCAGAAACCGAAGAATCTCGTTTCTGCTCCACGCGATCCTGCTCATCGCCGCCGCCGTGATGCTGGTGCCGCTAGCGTGGATGCTCTGGGCGGCACTGACGCGGCCGGACACCACCGGCGTCACGACCGCGAACTTCACCGTCCTGCTCGAACGCCACCCTTTCGGCAACTGGCTCGTCAACAGCCTGTTCGTCTCGGCCGCACAAACCGTGCTGGTGGTCGTAACCAGTTCACTCGGCGGCTTTGCGCTGGCGAAGTATCGATTCGCCGGCCGACGACTGGTCATGGCGCTGATGCTCGCCACGTTGTTCCTGCCCTTCCAGGTGCTGCTTCCGTCGGCGTACGACCTGATGATCCGCCTGGGCTGGATCGACACCTTCGCGGCCGTCGTGGTGCCGGGGTCGGTCAGCGCATTCGGAACGTTTCTGTTCATGCAGGCATCGGATGCAATTCCGGATGAGTTGATCGCCGCGGCGCGCATTGACGGATGCTCCGAGTTCCGCGTCTGGTGGGAGGTCGCTTTGCCAATTCTCAGGCCGATGACCGGCGCGTACACCCTGCTGGCGTTCGTTGCGTCGTGGAACAGCTACCTCTGGCCGGCGACCGTGCTTTTGAACGAATCGCGATACACCCTGGCGGTCGGTCTGGCGAACCTGATCGGGCTCCCCGAGTACGAGTCGCAGTTCGGCGTGCTGATGGCCGCAACACTTCTGGGACTGTTGCCGGTCGTGGCGCTCTTTGCGTGGCTGCAAAAGGAGTTCGTCGGCGGCTTGGCGAGCGGCGCGGTGAAGGAGTAG